From Burkholderia cenocepacia, the proteins below share one genomic window:
- a CDS encoding helix-turn-helix transcriptional regulator, producing the protein MSAPQPDTASSDFIPADVRQTVVTQALPNGQIGIVRLKTLRRNMGLTAPYELENTDLIVLQLHPFGEQDLWLDGRPAPFVPYDAGTVSIYDLDRRWVADLQGAFDCLHFHLPRHTLEETVDDLGGRQRPQLYLPPHLSTHDSVIHALGHALLPALARPAEASQIFIDHVGLAFQAHVAHRYGGVGERRERSDGKLTPSQARRAKELLLAHLDGNIGLADVASACGLSRGHFVKAFHRTTGLPPHRWLIVQRVERAKEWMRDPNMPLSMIAVACGFADQSHFSRTFTRLTGVTPRRWRADHT; encoded by the coding sequence ATGAGCGCCCCTCAGCCGGATACCGCATCGTCCGATTTCATCCCCGCCGACGTCAGGCAGACCGTCGTCACGCAAGCGTTGCCGAACGGGCAAATCGGTATCGTCCGGCTGAAGACCTTGCGCAGGAACATGGGGCTGACCGCGCCCTATGAACTCGAGAATACGGATCTGATCGTGCTGCAGTTGCACCCGTTCGGCGAGCAGGATCTGTGGCTCGACGGCCGCCCCGCACCGTTCGTTCCGTATGACGCGGGAACCGTGTCGATCTACGATCTCGACCGTCGCTGGGTGGCCGATCTCCAGGGCGCGTTCGACTGCCTGCATTTCCATCTGCCGCGCCACACGCTCGAGGAAACGGTCGACGACCTCGGCGGCCGGCAGCGGCCGCAGCTTTATCTGCCGCCGCATCTGAGCACCCACGATTCGGTCATCCATGCGCTCGGACACGCGCTGCTGCCCGCGCTGGCCCGGCCCGCTGAAGCGTCGCAGATCTTCATCGATCACGTGGGGCTGGCGTTTCAGGCGCACGTCGCGCATCGTTACGGCGGCGTCGGCGAGCGGCGGGAAAGGTCGGACGGCAAGCTCACGCCGTCGCAGGCGCGCCGCGCGAAGGAGTTGCTGCTCGCGCACCTCGACGGCAACATCGGTCTGGCCGACGTGGCGAGCGCGTGCGGGCTGTCTCGCGGCCATTTCGTCAAGGCGTTTCATCGAACGACCGGGCTGCCGCCGCATCGCTGGCTCATCGTGCAGCGCGTCGAACGGGCAAAGGAATGGATGCGCGACCCGAACATGCCGTTGAGCATGATCGCCGTTGCGTGCGGCTTCGCCGATCAGAGCCATTTCTCGCGCACCTTCACGCGCTTGACCGGCGTCACGCCTCGCCGGTGGCGCGCGGACCATACGTGA
- a CDS encoding RidA family protein encodes MRQRISTGSPWEPKVGYSRAVVVDNTIYVSGTAGKGDDVYAQTRDALATLGKVLADSGFALSDVVQSRLVVADFDHWEDAARAHGEIYGEIRPAFSLVHALPFVDPEIRVEVEAIAVRTVA; translated from the coding sequence ATGCGTCAACGGATCAGTACCGGCTCCCCGTGGGAGCCCAAGGTGGGCTATTCGCGGGCCGTGGTCGTCGACAACACGATCTACGTGTCGGGGACGGCCGGTAAAGGCGACGACGTGTATGCGCAGACGCGCGATGCGTTGGCGACGCTCGGCAAGGTCCTCGCGGACAGCGGATTCGCGCTGTCGGATGTCGTCCAGAGCCGGCTGGTGGTCGCCGACTTCGACCATTGGGAAGACGCGGCACGTGCGCATGGCGAGATATACGGCGAGATCCGGCCGGCGTTCTCGCTGGTCCATGCGTTGCCGTTCGTCGATCCCGAGATTCGCGTCGAGGTCGAGGCGATCGCGGTCCGGACCGTCGCATGA
- a CDS encoding TrmB family transcriptional regulator, producing the protein MNENAELITSLIRLGFTQYEAQAYAALVGQAALTGAEVGRRAGMPPSKVYETLGRLEARGAVLVNRSEPVRYAAVPHRSLLEELRTRFNADLELAAGALDRLPVRQEPGLVWSLSGREAIVSAFARVIDHAKTEIFAGVWDEEIDDLGPLLEAAAARGVDTHVAIYGTRTLDGPRHYDMAKCGASARLRLSGRRLAVAVADDTEAVVAEFGDQSPDLATLTTNPVIALLAVEYIKADVSGRVLIDAMGPAEYRKVLKHPDMQAMLAPPDKQG; encoded by the coding sequence ATGAACGAAAACGCGGAACTGATCACGTCCCTGATCCGGCTTGGCTTTACGCAATACGAGGCGCAGGCGTACGCGGCGCTCGTCGGCCAAGCCGCGCTGACGGGGGCGGAAGTCGGCCGGCGCGCCGGCATGCCGCCATCGAAGGTCTACGAGACGCTCGGCCGCCTGGAGGCGCGCGGCGCGGTGCTCGTCAACCGCTCCGAACCGGTCCGCTATGCCGCCGTGCCGCACCGCTCGCTGCTCGAAGAATTGCGCACGCGCTTCAACGCGGATCTCGAACTGGCGGCGGGCGCGCTCGACCGGCTGCCGGTGCGGCAAGAGCCGGGGCTGGTCTGGTCGCTGAGCGGGCGGGAGGCGATCGTCAGCGCCTTCGCGCGCGTGATCGACCACGCGAAAACGGAAATCTTCGCGGGCGTCTGGGACGAAGAGATCGACGATCTCGGGCCGCTGCTCGAAGCGGCCGCGGCGCGCGGCGTCGATACGCACGTGGCGATCTACGGCACGCGCACACTCGACGGGCCGCGTCACTACGACATGGCCAAATGCGGCGCCAGCGCGAGACTTCGGCTCTCCGGAAGGCGGCTGGCCGTCGCGGTCGCGGACGACACCGAGGCAGTGGTCGCGGAATTCGGCGATCAGTCGCCCGACCTGGCGACGCTGACGACCAATCCGGTCATCGCGCTGCTCGCGGTCGAGTACATCAAGGCCGACGTGAGCGGCCGCGTACTGATCGACGCAATGGGTCCGGCGGAATACCGGAAAGTGCTGAAGCATCCCGACATGCAGGCGATGCTTGCGCCGCCCGACAAGCAGGGCTGA
- a CDS encoding PhzF family phenazine biosynthesis protein yields the protein MTQYTFRLLNVFAESTFGGNPLCVFDDARGMDDATMQALAVQFNLSETTFVLPSDRGHARVRIFTPGYEMAFAGHPTLGTAHVVRDLLEAGDALSLEFKAGVVDVTARDDVWTFIAPHAGMPNTAPCALPDAQVAALLGLAEDDLLAPPLWVNTGADQLLVALKDPAAVRRARPDGARVDIWPPSSLGRRTAYVFAFDDARPGTVVSRYFFVKQGGGVAEDPGTGSACANLGGWLLAASHDLPAAFRVEQGEAVGRPCLLHLSVDAAGKIGVGGRVIELGRGAINV from the coding sequence ATGACCCAATACACCTTTCGCCTGCTGAACGTCTTCGCCGAATCGACGTTCGGCGGCAATCCGCTGTGCGTGTTCGACGATGCGCGCGGCATGGACGACGCGACCATGCAGGCGCTGGCCGTGCAGTTCAATCTGTCGGAGACGACCTTCGTACTGCCGTCCGATCGCGGGCACGCGCGCGTGCGGATCTTCACGCCCGGCTACGAGATGGCTTTCGCGGGCCATCCGACGCTCGGCACCGCGCACGTCGTGCGCGATCTGCTCGAGGCAGGCGATGCGCTGTCGCTCGAATTCAAGGCCGGCGTCGTCGACGTCACCGCGCGCGACGACGTGTGGACCTTCATCGCGCCGCACGCCGGCATGCCGAACACCGCGCCATGCGCGTTGCCCGATGCGCAGGTCGCGGCCCTGCTCGGGCTCGCCGAGGACGATCTGCTCGCGCCGCCGCTGTGGGTCAATACCGGTGCCGACCAGTTGCTGGTCGCGCTCAAGGACCCGGCCGCCGTGCGGCGCGCGCGGCCCGACGGCGCGCGCGTCGACATCTGGCCGCCAAGCAGCCTCGGCCGCAGGACCGCGTACGTATTCGCATTCGACGACGCGCGCCCGGGGACGGTCGTGTCCCGCTACTTCTTCGTGAAGCAAGGCGGCGGCGTGGCGGAAGATCCGGGCACCGGTTCGGCCTGTGCGAACCTGGGCGGCTGGCTGCTTGCGGCCAGTCACGATCTGCCGGCCGCGTTTCGGGTCGAACAGGGCGAAGCCGTCGGCCGGCCCTGCCTGCTGCACTTGTCGGTCGATGCAGCGGGCAAAATCGGCGTCGGCGGGCGCGTGATCGAACTCGGGCGCGGCGCGATCAACGTGTGA
- a CDS encoding aldose epimerase family protein: MKRRWPRQPMLAIGVFATFGLHAAVASAAPEVSISRADYGTTATGQAVSQYTLANRRGVTLKVITYGGIVTALDVPDRTGHAADIVLGFDSLRDYEAHNGNIHFGALIGRYANRIAGGRFALDGKTWKLPVNDGPNTLHGGPDSFDAKVWTVTGTHSDATGSGVTLRYVSPDGENGFPGTLTTDVTYTLTRDNQIRIDYRATTDKDTVVNLTNHSYFNLAGQAGGSVERQLIEIAASRFTPTDDTSIPTGQLASVAGTPMDLRQLTPIGAHLRDAYPQLAIAHGYDQNWVLDQGGQPAPAFAARAYDPASGRFLELYTTQPGLQFYTANGLNGSVAGKGGTVYRQTDAFALEAEHFPDSPNHPAFPSTALKPGETLHEVTVWRVGAR; this comes from the coding sequence ATGAAACGACGCTGGCCGCGACAACCGATGCTCGCGATAGGTGTGTTCGCAACGTTCGGGCTGCACGCAGCCGTTGCATCGGCGGCGCCCGAAGTCTCGATCAGCCGAGCCGATTACGGGACGACCGCGACCGGGCAGGCGGTGAGCCAGTACACGCTCGCGAACCGGCGCGGCGTGACGCTGAAAGTCATCACGTACGGCGGTATCGTGACCGCGCTCGACGTGCCCGACCGCACCGGGCACGCGGCCGACATCGTGCTCGGCTTCGATTCGCTGCGCGACTACGAGGCGCACAACGGCAACATCCATTTCGGCGCGCTGATCGGCCGGTATGCGAACCGCATCGCGGGCGGGCGCTTCGCGCTCGACGGCAAGACGTGGAAGCTGCCGGTCAACGACGGGCCGAACACGCTGCACGGCGGCCCCGACAGTTTCGACGCGAAGGTCTGGACGGTCACCGGCACGCACAGCGACGCGACCGGTTCGGGCGTCACGCTGCGCTACGTGAGCCCCGACGGCGAGAACGGCTTCCCCGGCACGTTGACGACGGACGTGACCTATACGCTGACCCGCGACAACCAGATCCGCATCGACTACCGGGCCACGACGGACAAGGATACGGTCGTCAACCTGACCAACCACAGCTACTTCAATCTGGCCGGGCAGGCGGGCGGCAGCGTCGAGCGGCAACTCATCGAGATCGCCGCATCGCGCTTCACGCCAACGGACGATACGTCGATTCCGACCGGGCAACTGGCGAGCGTTGCGGGCACGCCGATGGACCTGCGCCAGCTGACGCCGATCGGCGCGCATTTGCGCGATGCGTATCCGCAGCTCGCGATCGCGCATGGCTACGACCAGAACTGGGTGCTCGACCAGGGCGGCCAGCCGGCGCCGGCGTTCGCCGCGCGTGCCTACGACCCGGCGTCGGGGCGTTTCCTCGAGCTGTACACGACGCAGCCGGGGCTGCAGTTCTATACGGCCAACGGGTTGAACGGCAGCGTCGCGGGCAAGGGCGGCACGGTCTACCGGCAAACCGATGCATTCGCGCTGGAAGCCGAGCATTTTCCCGATTCGCCGAATCATCCGGCCTTCCCGTCGACGGCGCTCAAGCCGGGCGAGACGCTGCACGAAGTGACGGTGTGGCGGGTGGGCGCGCGATGA
- a CDS encoding MFS transporter, with amino-acid sequence MTVAGPHAFLSRTAIAMLALAAGVAIANGYALQPSLSAIAGSFGVPAARMATLASVTMLGYLAGLALLVPLVDRFGPRTLVSAQMGVLAALLACASLSSTPLALDACFLLVGAATTVAAQCSAVVGKHAEPQRRGGAMGMVSAGISAGILLSRFVGGALSQWCGWRGALLALAGCVALAAVGSGVLLPGGRPERRSGHTATIGAIPRLLRDSAALRRRTCAGMLWFFAFNLVWVGLAIRLAAPPYNLGAAEIGAYSLAGVLGLGVTRVAGKLTDRFGDRAVIGGGLAVAALATLLLGVALGHPGWLGVGLAVFDAGCFAAQVANQARVVAIQPARAGALNAAYLTLYYAAGAGGAVAAGMLVERLGWGAMMLVAAGAVTAAAWIGASRATVGAAGEPMSAG; translated from the coding sequence ATGACGGTCGCCGGCCCGCACGCATTCCTGTCCCGCACCGCGATCGCGATGCTCGCGCTCGCGGCGGGCGTCGCGATCGCCAACGGCTATGCGCTGCAGCCGTCGCTGTCGGCCATTGCCGGCAGCTTCGGCGTGCCAGCCGCGCGGATGGCGACGCTCGCGTCCGTGACGATGCTCGGCTATCTGGCCGGCCTGGCGCTGCTGGTTCCGCTGGTCGACCGGTTCGGTCCGCGCACGCTCGTTTCGGCGCAAATGGGCGTGCTCGCGGCGTTGCTCGCGTGCGCGTCGCTGTCGTCGACGCCGCTCGCGCTCGACGCCTGCTTCCTGTTGGTGGGGGCGGCCACGACGGTCGCGGCGCAATGCAGCGCGGTCGTCGGCAAGCATGCGGAGCCGCAGCGGCGTGGCGGAGCAATGGGGATGGTGTCCGCGGGCATTTCCGCCGGCATCCTGCTGAGCCGTTTCGTCGGCGGTGCGTTGTCGCAATGGTGCGGGTGGCGCGGTGCGCTGCTCGCCTTGGCCGGTTGCGTGGCGCTGGCGGCTGTCGGCAGTGGCGTGCTGTTGCCTGGCGGTCGCCCCGAACGGCGTTCCGGCCACACTGCCACGATCGGCGCGATTCCGCGGCTGCTGCGCGACAGCGCCGCATTGAGGCGCCGCACCTGCGCCGGCATGCTGTGGTTCTTCGCGTTCAATCTGGTGTGGGTAGGGCTGGCGATCCGTCTGGCCGCGCCGCCGTACAACCTGGGAGCGGCCGAGATCGGCGCATACAGTCTCGCCGGCGTGCTCGGCCTCGGCGTGACGCGCGTGGCCGGCAAGCTCACGGATCGCTTCGGCGATCGAGCGGTGATCGGCGGCGGACTCGCCGTGGCGGCGCTTGCCACGTTACTGCTTGGTGTTGCGCTCGGTCATCCGGGCTGGCTGGGCGTCGGGCTGGCCGTGTTCGATGCCGGTTGTTTTGCCGCGCAGGTCGCGAACCAGGCCCGGGTCGTGGCGATTCAGCCCGCGCGGGCCGGTGCGTTGAACGCCGCGTACCTGACGCTGTACTACGCAGCCGGTGCGGGCGGCGCCGTGGCGGCAGGCATGCTCGTCGAACGGCTCGGGTGGGGCGCGATGATGCTCGTCGCGGCCGGTGCGGTGACGGCGGCCGCGTGGATCGGGGCATCCCGTGCGACGGTCGGTGC
- a CDS encoding LysR family transcriptional regulator: MKLSFEALEALDAIDRTGTFAEAAELLHRVPSALTYLVQKLESDLGVALFDRSGRRAKLTHAGRIVVEEGRRLLRAAEQLEMKALRAQQGWETEVRVCIDEILPFDALWPYVHRFYALGMDTRLRLSTEVLGGAWDALISRRADLVVGAAGEPPELPGIVARPIGSLKHVFAVAPSHPLAALPEPLAMASVVQYRGAVISDTSRELQPQSVAIDAGQPYLAVPTLAAKLEAQCEGLAVGTLPECIAARAIADGKLVARQVTGMRDTTHCYLAWRGDEAGRALHWWVEQLDQPDLVDRFTTPD, from the coding sequence ATGAAGCTGTCATTCGAAGCGCTCGAAGCCCTGGACGCGATCGACCGCACCGGCACCTTTGCCGAAGCAGCGGAACTGCTGCATCGTGTCCCGTCCGCGCTCACCTACCTGGTGCAGAAACTCGAAAGCGATCTCGGCGTGGCGCTGTTCGACCGCAGCGGACGGCGCGCGAAGCTCACGCATGCGGGCCGCATCGTCGTCGAGGAAGGCCGGCGCCTGCTGCGTGCCGCCGAGCAGCTCGAAATGAAGGCGCTGCGCGCGCAACAGGGCTGGGAAACGGAAGTCCGCGTCTGTATCGACGAAATCCTGCCGTTCGACGCGCTGTGGCCGTACGTCCACCGGTTCTACGCGCTCGGGATGGACACGCGGTTGCGGCTGTCGACGGAAGTGCTCGGCGGCGCGTGGGATGCGCTGATTTCGCGGCGGGCGGATCTCGTCGTCGGCGCGGCGGGCGAACCGCCGGAATTGCCGGGCATCGTCGCACGGCCGATCGGCTCGCTGAAACACGTGTTCGCGGTCGCGCCGTCCCATCCGCTCGCGGCGCTGCCCGAACCGCTGGCGATGGCGTCGGTCGTCCAGTATCGCGGCGCGGTGATCAGCGATACGTCGCGCGAACTGCAGCCGCAGTCGGTCGCGATCGATGCGGGCCAGCCGTATCTCGCGGTACCGACGCTGGCCGCGAAGCTGGAAGCGCAATGCGAAGGGCTCGCGGTCGGCACGCTGCCCGAATGCATCGCGGCGCGCGCGATCGCCGACGGCAAGCTCGTCGCGCGCCAGGTGACCGGCATGCGCGATACCACGCACTGCTATCTCGCGTGGCGCGGCGACGAGGCGGGCCGCGCGCTGCACTGGTGGGTCGAGCAACTCGACCAGCCCGATCTCGTCGATCGTTTCACGACGCCGGACTGA